The sequence below is a genomic window from Microbulbifer hydrolyticus.
CTGGCTTTTGTGTGCCTGACAATGGCCTTTGTAAACAGCGATTTTTCCGTTGCCTACGTAGCGCAAAATTCCAATAGTATTTTGCCGATGATCTACAAGATTACGGCTGTGTGGGGTGGTCACGAAGGTTCGATCCTGCTGTGGCTATTGATGCTGGCGGGCTGGACCGCAGCCGTTGCCCTGTTCAGCCGGCAGCTGCCGGATGTGCTGGTGGCACGGGTATTGTCGGTGCTCGGCATGCTGCTGATCGGCTTCTTCCTGTTTATCCTGCTTACCTCGAACCCATTCGACCGCCTCCTGCCGTTCCCGCCGAGCGACGGTGGCGACCTGAACCCGCTGCTGCAAGACCCGGGGATGATCATTCACCCGCCGCTGCTCTACATGGGGTATGTCGGCTTCGCTGTCGCTTTCTCGTTTGCGATTGCGGCATTGCTGGAGGGGCGGCTGGACAGTGCCTGGGCCCGTTGGGCGCGACCGTGGACGGCGGTGGCCTGGTCGTTCCTTACCCTCGGTATCGCTCTTGGTAGCTGGTGGGCCTATTACGAGCTGGGCTGGGGCGGCTGGTGGTTCTGGGACCCGGTGGAAAACGCCTCCTTTATGCCCTGGCTGGTAGGTACCGCGCTGCTGCATTCTCTCGCTGTGACTGAAAAGCGCGGGCTTTTCCGCAGCTGGACTATCCTGCTTTCTATTTTTGCGTTCAGCCTCAGCCTTCTGGGCACCTTCCTGGTGCGCTCCGGGGTGCTGACCTCCGTGCATGCGTTTGCCACCGACCCGCTGCGCGGCGGCTTTATCCTGGCGTTCCTGGCGGTGGTTGTTGGTCTGTCCCTGCTGTTGTTTGCACTGCGCGCACCGGCGGTCAGTGCGGGTAGTGTGTTCTCCGTGCGCTCCCGGGAAACCTTCCTGCTCGGTAACAATATTATTCTTGTGCTGATCATGGCGGTGGTGATTACCGGTACCCTGTACCCGCTCCTCGCGGATGCGCTGAACTGGGGCAAAATCAGCGTGGGCCCGCCGTTTTTCAATATGTTCTTTGTGCCGCTGATGCTCGTGCTGAGCCTGCTGCTGGGGCTGGGAATACATTCGAATTGGAAAGACAGCCAGATGGGCAAGTTGGCGAAGACCTGGGGGGCACCGGCGTTGATTGCTGCAATTGGTGCGCCACTGGTCACCTTGTTGGCCGGAGATTTCCACTGGGGCGCCATGCTGGGTGTGTTTGCCGGTCTGTGGGTGGTTGCCTCGAGTGTGGCGGACATGCTGGCAAAATCCCGCAATGCCGACTCGCTTTGGGCGGGGCTCAAGCGCCAGCGTGCGAGTTACTATGGCATGCACCTTGGTCATATCGGACTTGCCATCTCTGTGCTCGGGGTGGCGCTCACCACGGTGTACAGTGTTGAGAAAGACCTGCGCATGTCGCCGGGGCAGAGCGCCCAGCTGGCCGGTTACGAGTTCACTTTTGAAGGTGTGCGCCAGGTGCCGGGCCCCAACTACCGGGCGTCAGAGGGTGTGCTGGTTGTGCGCAAGAATGGCCGTCAGGTTGGCGAGCTGCTGCCCCAGAAGCGCAGTTACCTTTCCGGTGGAAACATCATGACGGAAGCCGCCATCGACAGTGGCCTGTTTCGCGATCTGTACGTCGCGCTGGGCGATCCCATGGATAAAAGCAATCTGGGGGGCGACTGGGCCGTGCGCCTGCAGTACAAGGCGTTCGTGATCTGGATATGGCTGGGTGCGGCGCTGATGGCGCTCGGCGGAGCCATCGCCGTAGCGGACAAACGCTATCGTAAAGTAAAGGCGGCACATACCGGCAAGGGCAAGTCGCCTGCTGCTGATGCTTCAGCCCCCTCTCTGGCCGGGACCTGATCCCGGCCGGTTGCGCTTTACATTCTCAAGCCGGATTGAACTAGAAGGATTGCTACCCTTGATGGCCAGGCTGAAACTGTTTCTTCCTCTCATCATTTTTGCCGCGCTGGCATTATTATTCTGGCGCGGACTCTCCCTGAATCCGCAGGACATGCCTTCTGCGCTGGTCAACAAGCCGGTGCCGGAATTCGCGCTGCTGGATGTGGAGTCCAACCGCGAACTCAAAAAGTCGGACCTTCCCAAGAAGCCTCTGCTGCTGAACGTGTGGGCGACCTGGTGTGTTTCCTGTCGAGTGGAGCATCCGTACCTCAACGATCTCGCGGCGGGCGGCGTACCGATCGTTGGTATCAACCTGAAGGATGATAATGAGGCTGCACAGAAGTGGCTGGAGAAATTCCACAACCCGTACCTGTTTTCCGTTTCCGATGTAGAGGGAAGGCTGGCCATGGATCTGGGTGTCTTCGGTGCGCCGGAGACGTTCCTGGTCGATGCGGGGGGCACCATCCGTTGCAAGCATGTGGGCGTGGTGGACGACAAAGTCTGGCAGACCAAACTGCAACCGCTTTACGAGCGTTTACAGAATCAGGAATGGGACAGTTTTTCTGGTGACTTATCAGATTCCCTGCTCGCCCGTTGTCACTGAGACGGAAGAAAAAAAGAGCCGCTTTATCTGCTGGCTGGGGCCAGTATCCGATAAAGCGGCTTTTTTGCGTGAGCTCGAGACAATGCGCGCACGTTACCCGGATGCATCCCATCACTGCACGGCACTGGTTATTGGCAACCCTGCCAATCCCGATGTAATGCAGTCCGATGACGACGGTGAGCCCGGCGGTAGCGCTGGTCGCCCGATGCTCGAGCTGCTGCTGAAGCAGGAGGTTGGCAATGTCGGGGCGATCGTGACGCGCTATTTCGGTGGAACCAAGTTGGGGGTGGGTGGGCTGATGCGTGCCTACCGTGGTGCCGTGGGCGCTGCTTTGCAGGCTGCCGAACTAGAAACATTTGTTCCTACGCTGGCAGTGCGGATTGTCTGCGGTTTTGCCGCGGAGTCCCGCGTGCGTTTTCTGGTGGCGCAACGCAGTGGTGTATGTGAAGACGCCAGCTACACCGACCAGGTAACCATGCCGGTTCAGCTTCCCCTGAATCAGTGGCCCGAGCTGAAAGTCCAGTTGGAGGCGGAAGGAATCTGCTGTCAGGAGTTAAGCCAGGATTAACTCCTTGCTCCCTCGTTTGCCGTCGCGCTAGCGATTATGTCATCTACCTTCATACCCTCTCCGAGCATCTTTGCCCCTCCCGGTATAACCCGTACTGGCCAGTCGCCAGATTGGAGGAAGCGGGAGATCAACGTGTATGTAGCGGCGGAACGTCTGTAGTCCGGGCTGCTGAAGCGCACTAAGATCGGCAATGGCGCCGCGATAGGGTTCGTCAGTGATATTGGGCATAGCCTTCTCCCACGGTATCGGAGAAATACCAGGGTCATGTGGGTAAAGTCGTTAACCGGGGAAAACAAAAAAGGCCCACACTTTCGTGTGAGCCTTTTCTGTATATGGCGGACCGGACGGGACTCGAACCCGCGACCTCCGGCGTGACAGGCCGGCATTCTAACCAACTGAACTACCGGTCCGCATTCCTGACTTTCCTTTGAAAAATCTGCCGGGCAGATGAAAGGATAGTGGTGGGTGGTACAGGGGTCGAACCTGTGACCTACGCCTTGTAAGGGCGCCGCTCTACCAACTGAGCTAACCACCCCGCGTCAGGAGCTGCGTATAGTAATGATATTTTTTTGGGCGTCAACGCTTTTTGAAAATATTTTTGAGATTCAATGAGTTAAGCCCGCGAGCGGGTGAAAAGCGGCGGCTGTGTGGCACTTGCCGCGAGGCGTGTAGGGACGCCGTGGCGCTGCTATAATCCGCGCACTTTCCACCGGAGAAATTCAGTGCCGAACAAAATTCACAGGACGCCGCTTATCGCCACCTTGACCTTGCTGGTCGCTGTGGTCATGCCTATTGCAGTTGCCCGCGCCTCTGTGGAGGTGGAGCCGCTGTCCAGCCGGGAGCTACAGGCGCGCTATGAGGTGCTCATCGAAGAGATGCGTTGCCCCAAATGCCAGAATCAGAATCTCGCCGGTTCGGACTCCATGGTGGCTACGGATCTCCGTCGGGAAATCCGGCGTCTGCTGGAGGAGGGTTTCAGCGATCGGGAAATCAACGACTACATGGTCGCCCGTTACGGGGATTTCGTGCTTTATCGCCCGCCGCTGCAGCGCAACACCCTGGCGCTATGGCTGGCACCGGGTGTATTTGCCGCGCTCGGGCTGTTGACTCTGATCATGATCGTGGTGCGCTCTCGCAGCGGCCGTGGCGGGCAGCAGGGTGAGGCGTCCGACGAGCTGAGTGTGGAAGAGCAGCGGCGTCTTGCGCAGTTGCTGAATGCGGATGAACAGGGCGGAAGCAAGAACAATGATTGATCTCTGGCTGATATTGGCACTGCTGTTGTTGCCCCTTGCGGCATTTGTGGCCTGGCCCCTGATTCGCAACAAGCAGGGAATTACGGAAAACCAGCGCGTCGGCGCAGCGGACGTAGACGCAAGTGATGAGGGCGCGAGTGCCCAGGCGCTGTTGTATCGGGAGCATCTTGCAGAGCTCGATGCGTCCCGGGTCAGCGGCGCAGTGGATGAAGCCCAATACGCGTCATTGAAAACCGAGCTGGGTCGCAAGCTGCTGGCAGAGCAGGGCGAGGCCTATCGGCTTTCGGCGGCTCGTAACGGTGGACGCGGGCTGCTGGTCGCGCTCGCACTTGCGGTGCCTTTCACCGCAGTGGGCCTGTACTTCTCTTGGGGCGCGCACGACGACCTGGCGTTGTACCGTGACATTGCAGCCAGTCATTCCGGTGAGTCCGACATGGTGGTCGAGGCCCGTATCACCCAGCAACTGCAGGAGCGCGCGAAGACGCATCCTCAGGATCTTACCAGTCGCTATGCGCTCGCCCAGCGCCTGTTGGTAAGCAATGACCTGCCGGGCGCAGTAGCGCAGTATCGCTATATCGTGGCCCGCGAGCCTCAGGCTGCAAACGTCCGCGCGGAATTGGCCCAGGCCCTGTTTTTTGCCAATGGTTCACAGATGTCCCCCGAAGTGGTCAGTGAAGTGAATCAGGTGCTGGAAATCCAGCCAGACAATACCACCGCTCTCGGGCTGGCTGGCATCGCCGCGTATGACCGCAAAGATTACGCCGGGGCAAAATCATACTGGCAGCGCGCCCTGGCGCAGATGACACCTGGCTCCAATGCGTCGCAGGCGCTGGCGGCCGGGGTTGCGCGTGCCGAGAGGGCGCTTTCCGAGTCGGGCGGCCAGGTGGCTGTGGGGGAGGCGTCAGCAGGTGAGCCGCAATCGGCGGCACAATCCGTGGCGCAGGACGGCAAAGGCACCGCCGGTGATGCGGGCAACCGTATCTCCGTGAAAGTCACGCTCCCTGACAGCATCCAGACATCTCCAGACACCCCGGTGTTCATTTATGCGCGTACGGGCGAGAGCCCCATGCCGCTGGCTATCGTGCGACTGAAGGCGGCAGACTTACCGGCCGACGTGGTGCTGGACGAATCGCGCGCGATGATGCCCGGCCGTAGCCTGAAAACCGTGGATGAGGTGCAGCTGGTTGCGCGCCTCGCGATTGGCGGTAACGCGCGCCCGGCACCCGGGGACTGGCAGGGCGAAATCAAGAAGCTGCCGCGCGCGGAGTGGGGCAAGCCCGTTCATATCGCTATCGATCATAAAATCTGACGCGAGTTGGTTTTTCGCCGTATCCCGCCGCGCCCTGCGGGTGTCGGTGGGTCGGTCAAAAATAGCGCTGAAACCGCGCCCGCAGCCATGTACAATCGGCGGTTTGCAAAGACAAATCGGCGATTTGGCTGCACCGCAGCCGGATCCCTCCTGAGATTACAACGAAGAGCGTTCGGCGGCGGCAAATGTGACCGCACGGACGCCGGGTATTACCGAGTTTCAAGACCATGCGTTTGAAGTGCATCAAGCTGGCCGGATTCAAATCCTTTGTAGATCCGACCACCGTCTACTTCCCCTCCAACCTCAGCGCCGTGGTCGGCCCCAATGGTTGTGGCAAGTCCAACACCATCGATGCGGTGCGCTGGGTGATGGGTGAATCCTCCGCGAAAAACCTCCGCGGCGACTCCATGACCGACGTCATTTTCAATGGCTCCAGCGGTCGCAAGCCTGTGGGCCAGGCCTCCATCGAACTGGTATTCGATAACTCCGAGGGCAAGCTGACCGGAGAGTATGCTGCGTTCAGTGAAATCTCCGTCAAGCGCAAGGTGACCCGCGACGCCCAGAACAACTACTACCTGAACGGCGAGAAGTGCCGTCGCCGGGATGTGACCGACCTGTTCCTGGGTACCGGTCTCGGCCCGCGCAGTTACGCCATCATCGAACAGGGCATGATCTCCAAGTTGATCGAGGCCAAGCCGGAAGAGTTGCGGGTTTTCATCGAGGAAGCGGCGGGCATTTCCAAGTACAAGGAGCGCCGGCGCGATACCGAAAACCGTATGCGTCGCACCAAGGAAAACCTGGAGCGTCTCACCGATATCCGCGACGAGCTGGACCGGCAGCTGGCACGCCTGGAGCGGCAGTCTGCGGCTGCGGAAAAATACAGCCGCTTCAAGGACGAGGAGCGCACGCACAAAGCGCACCTGCAGGCACTCAAATACAAAGACCTCGACGATCAGGCCAAGGCCAAGCAGCAGCAGATTGGCGAGCTGGAACTCACCGTGGAAGAGCTGGTCACCCGTCAGGTGAGTTGCGATACCGGTATCGAAGAGCAGCGCGTGGCCTACCACGACCTGTCCGACGCATTTAACGAGGTGCAGGGCCGCTTCTACTCCGTAGGTGCGGACATCGCGCGTCTGGAACAGAGCATTTCCCACGCGCGCGAGCGCAACACCCAGCTACAGACCGATTATTCCCGCACCGAGCAGGAATACAGCGAGTCCCAGTCCCTGCTCGCAGCAGACGAGGAAAAGGCGGTGGAGTTCGATGCGGAACTCGAAGTCATCGTGCCGGATCTTGAGATGGTGCAGGCTGCCGAAGAAGAGTCGGCGCAAACGCTGCTGACCGCCGAAGATCAGATGCGCGATTGGCAGAATGAGTGGGACCAGTTCAACCAGGGCGCGTCCGGCTCGCGCCAGAAGGCGGAAGTCCAGCAGTCCCGCATCCAGCACCTGGAAACCTCTACCCAGCGCCTGCAGGATCGCATCAGCAAGCTGCAGGGCGAGCGCGAGAGTCTGTCTGCCTCCGGTGACGACAGTGAACTCGAGCAGCAGAATGAAGAGCTGGCGGAGTTGGAAATGCAGCTGGCGGAACTCCGCGAGTCCATTTCCGAGCAGGTAGAGCAGCTGGCCGAATTGCGCCGGCAGGAAACCGACGTCGCCGCCGAACTGGATAAAGAACGCCTGCAACTGCAGACCAGTCGCGGCCGCCAGGCCTCTTTGGAAGCGCTGCAGCAGGCTGCCATGGGGCAGGGCAAATCCGTAGCCAGCTGGCTGGAGCAGCAGGGGCTGCACGATCGCCCGCGCCTGGCGGAGCAGATCAGTGCCCGGAGCGGGTGGGAAACAGCGGTGGAAACCGTACTCGGCACCCAGCTGCAGGCGGTATGCATTGACCAGATCGAGTCCCTGAAAGAATCCCTCGCCAGCTTCGATGGCGGCCAGGCCGTGTTTGTCGATGGTCACAGCGTTGCGCCGGCCTCTACAGGCAGCCTGCCCAAGTTGGCCGACGTGATAGATGGGCCCGGGTCCCTAAGCGGACTGGTGGACGGTATCTATACCGCGGAAGACCTGAACGCAGCACTGGCCCAGCGCGACCAGCTGCGCGCGGGCGAATCCATTGTTACCCGCGACGGCCTCTGGCTCGGCCCCAACTGGTTGCGTGTCAGCCGCGGCGCCGATGCCGAAGCCGGCGTGCTCGCGCGCAAGCAGGAACTGGAAAGCCTGGAGCAGTCCCTGGCCGAATGCGAAGCGCGCATCGAAGAATTCTCTGAGCAGCGCGAACAGCTGCGCACCCGCGCTGGTGAGCTGGAGTCGGGAATAGAGCAGTCCCGCAACAACGCGGAGCAGTTGAATCGCCGCGCCGGCGACCTGCGCAGCCAGCTCTCGGCACAGCGCGCGCGTCAGGAGCAGATGGACGAGCGTCGCCGTCGCATCGAGCAGGAAATAACCGAAGTCAAAGAACAGAAAGAGATGGAGTCCGAAGCCATCTCTGAGGCGCGGATTGAGCTGCAGGAAGCGGTTGAGGCTATGAGCGACGACACCGATCGTCGCGAGTCCCTGCTTGCCCGCCGCGAAGAGCTGCGCGAAGCACTGGATGCCGCACGCCAGCGTGCCCGTGAAGATAAAGATCGTGCTCACGAGCTGGCGATGCGCGAACAGTCTGTACGTACCCAGAAAGTATCCCTTGAACGCACGCTACAGGTTCTGCGCGAGCAGGTAGAGCGCCTGCAGGAGCGCCGTGAGCAGCTGAAACTGCAGATGGAGGAGGCGCAGGACCCGTCGCAGGACTTTCAGGCCGAGCTCGAGGAAAAACTTGCGCAGCGTATCGAGGTGGAAAACGAACTCGGCGAAGCGCGCAAAAAACTCGAAGAAGTGGAGTCCGGCCTGCGCAACCAGGAGCAGGAACGGCACAAAGCGGAGTCCGCGCTGCAGGGCGTACGGGCCCAGCTGGAACAGCAGCGCCTGGTTGCCCAGACCCTGGAAACCCAGCGCGGCGGCCTGGTAGAGCAATTGCGTGAAGCGGATCACGATGTGGAAGCACTTCTCGAGGAACTCCCGGAAGAGCTGACCATCGAAGCAGTACAACAGGATATCGAGCTGGTGGCTGCGCGTATCTCCCGTCTTGGTCCGATCAACCTGGCGGCTATCGACGAATACAAGCAGGAATCCGAGCGCAAGCACTACCTGGATCGTCAGTATGCCGACCTGACCGATGCGCTGGAGACGCTGGAAAACGCGATCCGCCGTATTGATAAAGAAACCCGCACCCGATTCAAGGAGACCTTCGACCAGGTCAACAGTGGCCTGCAGGAGCTGTTCCCGAAAGTGTTTGGTGGTGGTCACGCCTACCTGGAGCTGACCGGCGATGATCTGCTGGATACCGGTATCGCGATCATGGCGCGACCGCCGGGCAAGCGAAACAGCACCATCCACCTGCTGTCGGGGGGCGAGAAGGCGTTGACGGCGATCGCGCTGGTATTCTCTATTTTCCGCCTGAACCCGGCCCCCTTCTGTATGCTGGATGAGGTGGATGCGCCGCTGGACGATGCCAACGTTGGGCGCTATGCCCGTATGGTGAAGGAAATGTCAGCGCACGTGCAGTTCATCTACATTACCCATAACAAGATTGCCATGGAGATGGCGGATCAGCTGCTGGGGGTGACCATGCACGAGCCGGGTGTATCCCGCCTGGTATCCGTAGACGTGGAAGAAGCAGCGGAGCTGGCGTCTGCGTAATGAACAGTCTGCGTTGTTTTAATCGGAAGACCCCCGGTGGATTGCAACAGGTGGAATCTGGGCCGGCAGATTCGATGGATGTCGGCTTAGGGAGAGGGAAGCATCAATGGACAACTGGCTGATCAATTTGCTGGCACTGGTATTGCTCGCGGTGGTGCTTGACGGTGCCCGCCGGGCTTACCTCAAGCACCGCGAAACCATGAAAGTCTCCCGTAACCTGTCCCGTTCCATGCGCCGGGAGATGGAGGAGCGCGACCAGGACATCCTCTCGACACCGCGAGAAGTGCGGCCTTCCGAGCGCAATGCCGCGCCGTCGAGAAAAGATCGACCGGCAAAGTCGTCTCCTCGTAAAGCCGCTGGGCTTACGGAATCCGAGCTCGAATACATTGATCCGGAGGAGGCGGAAAAGCGTCGCCAGATCTCCGCAGAATTGCCCGGTAGCGTGCGCGTGGTCCAGCGCCGCAAGCCGGAAGATGCGTCTCAGGTTAACCGCAAGGTGCAGCAGAACTTCCAGTCCTCCCGCAAGCCGCTGGCCGGCAGCAAGCCGGAGCGCCGCGACGGTGAATCCTTCGCTGCGGACTCGGAACGGCTGCTTGAACAACCTCAACCGGCGTACACAGGCATACCTGAGCAGGTGTCCCTGAATCTCGAAGAACAGGTGCCGATGCTGATGGATTCGGTCGCGGATACACCGGTCGAGCACGCTGAAGAACAAAGCCAGACCCTCGGTGCCGCAGGCTCACGTGCAGAAGCAGCGTCGGATGACGATGCTACCAGCGCGCTCGCCGAGCCGGCACGACACGTTGCCGACCCCCTTGCGAGCCTGTCTGAGGAGCCAGTGGCCAGTGACCGTCGTGAGCCTTCCCTGGATGAGTCGGTGAGTCTTGAGTCCCTTCAGGCGGTGACTGATTCCGACTATGACGACGGGGCCGGAAGTGAAGAGAGCATTTTCCCAGCCAGGTCCGGCTGGTCTGCGCCCGACATCAAGTTACCAGAGCTGAAATTTCCCGATCTGAAAAAGGCGGTGTCTTCGTCCCGTGAAACGCGCCCTGTAAAAGATAGCGGAAGCAAGCGTGGCGGGGAGAAAGGCGCGAGCGCCAGAAGCGCTTCCAATGCGTCGCGTAAAGAGCACCCTGTCGAAGAAGTGTTGATCCTCAATATCATGGCGCCGGCGGGCGACTGCTTCGAGGGCAATGACCTGCTGCGGGTGCTGCTCTCAAGCGGGCTCAGATTCGGGGAAATGAACATTTTCCACTATCACTGTGGCGAGGCGGGTGAGGGGCCAGCGCTTTTCAGCCTGGCAAATATCGTTGTGCCAGGCACATTTGATATGTCAGAGATGGAAGACTTCACCACCCCGGGTATCAGTCTTTTCCTGGCGCTTCCCGCCGAAGTGGAAGCGCTCAAGGCTTTCGATACGCTGTTGTCCACCGCGCGCAATATAGCGGAACAGCTGGGGGGGGAACTGAAAGATGAAAATCGCAGTGTGTTCACCGCCCAGACTGCCGAGCATTATCGCCAGCGGGTGATGGAATTCCAGCGGCGCAAGGCACTGGCCCGGGCCCAGGCCTAAGTGAATAAGCCCCTCCCTCCGCGGAGGGGTTTTTGTATTGCGCTCGACTATTTCCGATAATCTCCAGTAAATTCCCTGCCATCGGCAAATACTTTCTTTTTCGCGAAATCACAATGACAAAGAGCATCCCCCAGGAAGAGCGGCAGCGTGCCCAGGAACTGCACGAAATTCTCAATCGTGCGAATTATCAATATTACGTGCTGGATACTCCCGAGCTCCCTGACGCGGAGTACGACCGCTGTCTGCGTGAGCTGCAGGCACTGGAAAGCGAATACCCGGCACTGGTCACGTCGGATTCGCCCACCCAGCGGGTGGGTGCAGAACCTCTGGCGGCTTTTACCCAGATTCGCCACGAAATGCCGATGTTGTCACTGGATAATGCATTCAATGATGAAGAGATGGAGGATTTCGATCGTCGTATTCACGATCGCCTGAATAGTAGTGAGCCGGTGGAATATGCCTGTGAGCCTAAGCTCGATGGCATCGCCGTAAGTCTTTTATACCGCAGCGGAATTCTTGAGCGCGCGGCCACCCGCGGCGACGGTACGGTGGGGGAAGACATCACCCAGAATGTGCGCACTATCTATTCGGTTCCCCTCAAACTACTTGCGGATGATGTCCCCGAGGTGCTCGAAGTACGCGGCGAAATCTACATGCCCAAGGCGGGGTTCGATGCCCTGAATGAAAAAGCGCGCGAAGCGGGGGAGAAGGGCTTTGTAAACCCGCGCAACGCCGCTGCCGGCAGCCT
It includes:
- a CDS encoding heme lyase CcmF/NrfE family subunit codes for the protein MSPELGHFALIVGLLLSVALSVIPMLGTYTGRVLWMDTARPLSLGVLAFTSLAFVCLTMAFVNSDFSVAYVAQNSNSILPMIYKITAVWGGHEGSILLWLLMLAGWTAAVALFSRQLPDVLVARVLSVLGMLLIGFFLFILLTSNPFDRLLPFPPSDGGDLNPLLQDPGMIIHPPLLYMGYVGFAVAFSFAIAALLEGRLDSAWARWARPWTAVAWSFLTLGIALGSWWAYYELGWGGWWFWDPVENASFMPWLVGTALLHSLAVTEKRGLFRSWTILLSIFAFSLSLLGTFLVRSGVLTSVHAFATDPLRGGFILAFLAVVVGLSLLLFALRAPAVSAGSVFSVRSRETFLLGNNIILVLIMAVVITGTLYPLLADALNWGKISVGPPFFNMFFVPLMLVLSLLLGLGIHSNWKDSQMGKLAKTWGAPALIAAIGAPLVTLLAGDFHWGAMLGVFAGLWVVASSVADMLAKSRNADSLWAGLKRQRASYYGMHLGHIGLAISVLGVALTTVYSVEKDLRMSPGQSAQLAGYEFTFEGVRQVPGPNYRASEGVLVVRKNGRQVGELLPQKRSYLSGGNIMTEAAIDSGLFRDLYVALGDPMDKSNLGGDWAVRLQYKAFVIWIWLGAALMALGGAIAVADKRYRKVKAAHTGKGKSPAADASAPSLAGT
- a CDS encoding DsbE family thiol:disulfide interchange protein codes for the protein MARLKLFLPLIIFAALALLFWRGLSLNPQDMPSALVNKPVPEFALLDVESNRELKKSDLPKKPLLLNVWATWCVSCRVEHPYLNDLAAGGVPIVGINLKDDNEAAQKWLEKFHNPYLFSVSDVEGRLAMDLGVFGAPETFLVDAGGTIRCKHVGVVDDKVWQTKLQPLYERLQNQEWDSFSGDLSDSLLARCH
- a CDS encoding IMPACT family protein, whose amino-acid sequence is MTYQIPCSPVVTETEEKKSRFICWLGPVSDKAAFLRELETMRARYPDASHHCTALVIGNPANPDVMQSDDDGEPGGSAGRPMLELLLKQEVGNVGAIVTRYFGGTKLGVGGLMRAYRGAVGAALQAAELETFVPTLAVRIVCGFAAESRVRFLVAQRSGVCEDASYTDQVTMPVQLPLNQWPELKVQLEAEGICCQELSQD
- a CDS encoding cytochrome c-type biogenesis protein, with protein sequence MPNKIHRTPLIATLTLLVAVVMPIAVARASVEVEPLSSRELQARYEVLIEEMRCPKCQNQNLAGSDSMVATDLRREIRRLLEEGFSDREINDYMVARYGDFVLYRPPLQRNTLALWLAPGVFAALGLLTLIMIVVRSRSGRGGQQGEASDELSVEEQRRLAQLLNADEQGGSKNND
- the ccmI gene encoding c-type cytochrome biogenesis protein CcmI, with the translated sequence MIDLWLILALLLLPLAAFVAWPLIRNKQGITENQRVGAADVDASDEGASAQALLYREHLAELDASRVSGAVDEAQYASLKTELGRKLLAEQGEAYRLSAARNGGRGLLVALALAVPFTAVGLYFSWGAHDDLALYRDIAASHSGESDMVVEARITQQLQERAKTHPQDLTSRYALAQRLLVSNDLPGAVAQYRYIVAREPQAANVRAELAQALFFANGSQMSPEVVSEVNQVLEIQPDNTTALGLAGIAAYDRKDYAGAKSYWQRALAQMTPGSNASQALAAGVARAERALSESGGQVAVGEASAGEPQSAAQSVAQDGKGTAGDAGNRISVKVTLPDSIQTSPDTPVFIYARTGESPMPLAIVRLKAADLPADVVLDESRAMMPGRSLKTVDEVQLVARLAIGGNARPAPGDWQGEIKKLPRAEWGKPVHIAIDHKI
- the smc gene encoding chromosome segregation protein SMC; the encoded protein is MRLKCIKLAGFKSFVDPTTVYFPSNLSAVVGPNGCGKSNTIDAVRWVMGESSAKNLRGDSMTDVIFNGSSGRKPVGQASIELVFDNSEGKLTGEYAAFSEISVKRKVTRDAQNNYYLNGEKCRRRDVTDLFLGTGLGPRSYAIIEQGMISKLIEAKPEELRVFIEEAAGISKYKERRRDTENRMRRTKENLERLTDIRDELDRQLARLERQSAAAEKYSRFKDEERTHKAHLQALKYKDLDDQAKAKQQQIGELELTVEELVTRQVSCDTGIEEQRVAYHDLSDAFNEVQGRFYSVGADIARLEQSISHARERNTQLQTDYSRTEQEYSESQSLLAADEEKAVEFDAELEVIVPDLEMVQAAEEESAQTLLTAEDQMRDWQNEWDQFNQGASGSRQKAEVQQSRIQHLETSTQRLQDRISKLQGERESLSASGDDSELEQQNEELAELEMQLAELRESISEQVEQLAELRRQETDVAAELDKERLQLQTSRGRQASLEALQQAAMGQGKSVASWLEQQGLHDRPRLAEQISARSGWETAVETVLGTQLQAVCIDQIESLKESLASFDGGQAVFVDGHSVAPASTGSLPKLADVIDGPGSLSGLVDGIYTAEDLNAALAQRDQLRAGESIVTRDGLWLGPNWLRVSRGADAEAGVLARKQELESLEQSLAECEARIEEFSEQREQLRTRAGELESGIEQSRNNAEQLNRRAGDLRSQLSAQRARQEQMDERRRRIEQEITEVKEQKEMESEAISEARIELQEAVEAMSDDTDRRESLLARREELREALDAARQRAREDKDRAHELAMREQSVRTQKVSLERTLQVLREQVERLQERREQLKLQMEEAQDPSQDFQAELEEKLAQRIEVENELGEARKKLEEVESGLRNQEQERHKAESALQGVRAQLEQQRLVAQTLETQRGGLVEQLREADHDVEALLEELPEELTIEAVQQDIELVAARISRLGPINLAAIDEYKQESERKHYLDRQYADLTDALETLENAIRRIDKETRTRFKETFDQVNSGLQELFPKVFGGGHAYLELTGDDLLDTGIAIMARPPGKRNSTIHLLSGGEKALTAIALVFSIFRLNPAPFCMLDEVDAPLDDANVGRYARMVKEMSAHVQFIYITHNKIAMEMADQLLGVTMHEPGVSRLVSVDVEEAAELASA
- the zipA gene encoding cell division protein ZipA, producing MDNWLINLLALVLLAVVLDGARRAYLKHRETMKVSRNLSRSMRREMEERDQDILSTPREVRPSERNAAPSRKDRPAKSSPRKAAGLTESELEYIDPEEAEKRRQISAELPGSVRVVQRRKPEDASQVNRKVQQNFQSSRKPLAGSKPERRDGESFAADSERLLEQPQPAYTGIPEQVSLNLEEQVPMLMDSVADTPVEHAEEQSQTLGAAGSRAEAASDDDATSALAEPARHVADPLASLSEEPVASDRREPSLDESVSLESLQAVTDSDYDDGAGSEESIFPARSGWSAPDIKLPELKFPDLKKAVSSSRETRPVKDSGSKRGGEKGASARSASNASRKEHPVEEVLILNIMAPAGDCFEGNDLLRVLLSSGLRFGEMNIFHYHCGEAGEGPALFSLANIVVPGTFDMSEMEDFTTPGISLFLALPAEVEALKAFDTLLSTARNIAEQLGGELKDENRSVFTAQTAEHYRQRVMEFQRRKALARAQA